In Colletotrichum destructivum chromosome 8, complete sequence, the following proteins share a genomic window:
- a CDS encoding Putative extracellular membrane protein, CFEM — MRFFALFLSLAAVLSCAAAQGDATAAVAALPACAQSCLFTAVLSSPCAPTNQTCICTNAPLQAEVEACVMQNCTLRNALTTKNVTLTTCGATPRDRTTMYNTISITMGTLSGVFVIIRLVHKVLATLGDLGMDDWFILITLGAGIPGTVINTHGFAANGLGKDIWTVAFDKITSFGYWFFVMEPMYFGQVTLLKMSLLFFYLRIFSHNRTMKRLIWGTIAFNAVFGTTFIFVAVFQCTPISFYWTKWDLGHQGTCLDINAIAWANAGISIVLDFWMLGLPLSQIKSLNLHWKKKIGVAMMFFVGTFVTVVSILRLQSLVQFAKSQNPTWDQFDVALWSTVEINVGIICACMPSIRVILVGFFPKLLGTTRHGTSNAARYYIQSSGNGRSRNRTLGNEAKIRTVDRDSASSSAGEGGPTGIIYTKEYTVDFHDEASLVHMRELEPGSSKTGRSGSPF, encoded by the exons ATGAGGTTCTTCGCCCTGTTCCTGTCTCTGGCCGCCGTGCTGTCGTGCGCCGCGGCCCAAGGCGATGCCACGGCCGCCGTGGCTGCGCTGCCGGCCTGCGCG CAATCATGTCTCTTCACGGCCGTCCTCAGCTCCCCCTGCGCGCCGACCAACCAGACGTGTATCTGCACCAACGCTCCTTTGCAGGCCGAAGTCGAAGCTTGTGTCATGCAGAACTGCACCCTCAGGAACGCCCTCA CAACCAAGAACGTCACGCTGACGACGTGCGGCGCGACGCCAAGGGACCGCACGACCATGTACAACACCATCTCCATCACCATGGGCACCCTCTcgggcgtcttcgtcatcatccgcctcgtccacaagGTCCTCGCGaccctcggcgacctcggcatGGACGACTGGTTCATCCTCATcaccctcggcgccggcatccccggcaccgtcatcaacacccacggcttcgccgccaacggcctcggcaaggacATCTGGACCGTCGCCTTTGACAAGATCACCAGCTTCGGCTACTGGTTCTTCGTCATGGAGCCCATGTACTTCGGCCAGGTCACCCTGCTCAAGATGTCgctgctcttcttctacCTGCGCATCTTCTCCCACAACCGCACCATGAAGAGGCTCATCTGGGGCACCATCGCCttcaacgccgtcttcggcaccaccttcatcttcgtcgccgtcttccagtGCACCCCGATCAGCTTCTACTGGACCAAGTGGGATCTCGGGCACCAGGGGACCTGCCTCGAcatcaacgccatcgcctgggccaacgccggcatcaGCATTGTCCTGGACTTTTGGATGCTCGGCCTCCCGCTGTCCCAGATCAAGAGCCTGAACCTCCACTGGAAAAAGAAGATTGGCGTTGCCATGATGTTCTTCGTCGGAACCTT CGTCACCGTCGTCAGCATCCTCCGCCTGCAGTCCCTCGTCCAGTTCGCAAAGTCCCAGAACCCGACCTGGGACCAGTTCGACGTGGCCCTCTGGTCCACCGTCGAGATCAACGTCGGCATCATCTGCGCCTGCATGCCCTCGATCCgcgtcatcctcgtcggcttcttccccAAGCTCCTCGGCACCACCCGCCACGGCACCTCCAACGCCGCCCGCTACTACATCCAGTCGAGCGGCAACGGCCGCAGCCGGAACCGCACCCTCGGcaacgaggccaagatccGGACCGTCGACCGCgactcggcctcctcgagcgccggcgaaggcgggCCGACCGGCATCATCTACACCAAGGAATACACCGTCGACTTCCACGATGAGGCCAGCCTGGTACACATGCGGGAGCTGGAGCCTGGGAGCTCAAAGACTGGGCGGAGCGGCTCTCCGTTCTGA
- a CDS encoding Putative hydantoinase A/oxoprolinase, hydantoinase/oxoprolinase, ATPase, nucleotide binding protein, with product MSATDGTLVVGVDVGGTNTDSVLLDVSKSSTDAVLASHKASTTSNVTLSVQATLKALLDKSTVDPGDITALAIGTTHFLNAIIERDTSRVEKIAVLRLASHNFSTGTPPFADWPSALKRIINGHSAIIPGGCNIDGTLIGPIDEDAVREQARQIKAKGLRNVAVVGIGCSTDKDYHQEDEVERVLRAELGEGVNVVLSRHIAGPGLLARENATILNASILNFAQRTIRAFIGAMRRIGLRCPLYLTSNAGHLLPFSEAMQAPIRIFSSGATNSIRGAAFLARDSIDRSGSIVVDIGGTTSDVGYLLSNGYPRLSKSYTALAGVKVNLEMPSVESIGLGGGSILHTGGGGGGGDDNGSVTVGPDSVGHDLVTKALCFGGDVTTATDVAVASSGASIGNTAVSLPAEVIDKGKARIRKMLEAVIDRAKLSPEPCTVILVGGGSILCPTELTGVSKVVVPEHAGVANAIGAAIAKIYGSAETIVHGSDIQRGIAEVKAEAIRNAVAKGGDERSSPVTVLHEEVAGVPYVENQTSIKIEVALPADHKRVYSEMVKTAAPDELVDEEMYEETKTHESADSGGYQKEEDDDKVVDLRSYRPKVEANGLWTLSDTDLRFLSIGCYILGCGGGGSPYASYLQLRQLLAEGESIKIVRIEDLKDDEMMPPVASVGTPAVSIERPGGDGVWHAMQEMEKEMKTRFEKLIATEIGGANGVATLIWGSSRYYDIPTVDGDMMGRAYPQFEMVSQYIHAKSINELLPVTLCSGTGHNVVIPATQTDETSAGIAIRDACVAMGSAAGASGRPIPGKLMREVGIPNTYSLAWRLGRVVALAQQRGTVASVTGDIIEAAGGPGSARVLFQGKIRGVESTLTTTAHSLGKVTVERLSESEMETETDRVGEGLREVVVPFMNENLGVLGKLEDGSETILATVPDLIFLLDTSTGEAIGVQEYRYGLKVAVMIMAGHPLWATERALEIAGPKVFGLPHDYKTTLSYTKPASVIDEFRQG from the exons ATGAGTGCAACAGACGGCACGCTGGTCGTGGGAGTCGACGTGGGAG GAACCAACACCGACAGCGTCCTGCTGGACGTCTCCAAGTCCAGCACGGATGCCGTCCTCGCGTCTCACAAGGCGTCGACCACGTCCAACGTGACGCTCTCGGTGCAGGCCACCCTGAAGGCCCTGCTCGACAAGTCGACCGTGGACCCGGGCGACATCACGGCGCTCGCCATCGGGACAACGCACTTCctcaacgccatcatcgagagGGACACGTCGCGCGTCGAGAAGATCGCCGTCCTGCGCCTCGCCTCGCACAACTTCTCCACGGGGACGCCGCCCTTCGCCGACTGGCCCTCGGCCCTGAAGCGCATCATCAACGGACACTCGGCCATCATCCCCGGCGGCTGCAACATCGACGGCACCCTCATCGGCcccatcgacgaggacgccgtcaggGAGCAGGCGAGGCagatcaaggccaagggcctCCGgaacgtcgccgtcgtcggcatcggttGCAGCACCGACAAGGATTACCACcaggaggacgaggtcgaaaGGGTCCTGCgcgccgagctgggcgagggcgtcaacgtcgtccTCTCGCGCCACATCGCCGGCCCCGgtctcctcgcccgcgagAACGCCACCATCCTCAACGCCTCGATCCTCAACTTCGCCCAGCGCACCATCCGGGCCTTCATCGGCGCCATGCGCCGCATCGGCCTCCGCTGCCCCTTGTATCTCACCTCCAACGCCGGCCAcctgctgcccttctccgAGGCCATGCAGGCGCCCATCCGCATCTTCTCCTCCGGCGCGACCAACTCCATCCGGGGCGCCGCCTTCCTCGCGCGGGACTCCATCGACAGGTCcggcagcatcgtcgtcgacatcggcggcacCACCTCCGACGTGGGCTACCTTCTGAGCAACGGCTACCCCCGGCTGTCCAAGAGCTACACggccctggccggcgtcaaggtcAACCTGGAGATGCCCTCGGTCGAGAGCATCGGCCTCGGAGGCGGCTCGATACTGCacacgggcggcggcggcggcggcggcgacgacaacggctCCGTGACTGTCGGACCGGACAGCGTTGGCCACGACCTCGTCACCAAGGCCCTCTGTTTCGGAGGCGacgtgacgacggcgaccgaCGTAGCCGTGGCCTCTTCCGGCGCCAGCATCGGCAACACCGCCGTGTCCCTGCCGGCCGAGGTCatcgacaagggcaaggcgcGGATCCGGAAGATGCTGGAGGCCGTCATAGACCGCGCCAAGCTGTCGCCCGAGCCGTGcaccgtcatcctcgtcggcggcggttccATCCTCTGCCCGACGGAGCTCACGGGTGTCAGCAAGGTCGTCGTGCCGGAgcacgccggcgtcgccaacgccatcggtgcggccatcgccaagatCTACGGCTCGGCCGAGACTATCGTCCACGGCTCCGACATCCAGcgcggcatcgccgaggtcaaggccgaggcgatCCGGAACGCGGTGGCCAAGGGCGGAGACGAGCGCTCCTCCCCCGTGACGGTCCTGcacgaggaggtcgccggcgtcccTTACGTCGAGAACCAGACGTCCATCAAGATCGAGGTCGCCCTGCCCGCCGACCACAAGCGGGTCTACTCCGAGATGGTGAAGACGGCCGCGCcggacgagctcgtcgacgaggagatgtATGAGGAGACCAAGACGCACGAGTCGGCGGATTCAGGGGGTTAccagaaggaggaggacgacgacaaggtgGTCGACCTCAGGAGCTACAGAcccaaggtcgaggccaacgGCCTGTGGACGCTTTCCGACACGGATCTCAGGTTCCTGTCCATCGGCTGCTACATCCTcggatgcggcggcggcgggtcgCCCTACGCGTCGTACTTGCAGCTGAGGCAGCTCCTGGCCGAGGGGGAGTCGATCAAGATTGTGCGCATCGAGGAcctcaaggacgacgagatgaTGCCGCCCGTCGCCAGCGTCGGCACGCCGGCGGTGAGCATCGAGCGCCCcgggggcgacggcgtgtGGCACGCCATGcaggagatggagaaggagatgaagaCCAGGTTCGAGAAGCTGATCGCCACGGAGATCGGGGGCGCCAACGGCGTTGCCACGCTGATCTGGGGCAGCTCGCGGTACTACGACATCCCGACCGTGGACGGAGATATGATGG GACGCGCGTACCCCCAGTTCGAGATGGTCTCGCAGTACATCCACGCAAAGTCCATCAACGAGCTGCTCCCCGTGACCCTCTGCAGCGGCACCGGCCACAACGTCGTCATCCCGGCCACCCAGACCGACGAGACGTCtgccggcatcgccatccgGGACGCCTGCGTCGCCATGGgttccgccgccggcgcctcgggCCGACCGATCCCGGGAAAGCTCATGCGGGAGGTCGGCATCCCCAACACGTACTCGCTCGCCTGGCGTCTCGGGCGCGTCGTGGCGCTGGCGCAACAGCGGGGGACCGTGGCGAGCGTCACCGGGGacatcatcgaggccgcgggCGGGCCGGGGAGCGCGAGGGTGCTGTTCCAGGGCAAGATCCGCGGGGTCGAGAGCaccctgacgacgacggcgcacAGCCTGGGCAAGGTGACGGTCGAGAGGCTgagcgagagcgagatggagacggagacggacaGGGTCGGGGAGGGGCTGCGGGAGGTTGTCGTTCCCTTCATGAACGAAAACCTCGGTGTCTTGGGCAAGCTGGAGGACGGGAGCGAAACG ATCCTTGCTACTGTCCCCgacctcatcttcctcctcgataCCTCCACCggcgaggccatcggcgtcCAGGAGTACAGGTACGGCCTCAAGGTCGCCGTCATGATCATGGCGGGACACCCGCTCTGGGCGACGGAGCGCGCGCTCGAGATCGCGGGGCCCAAGGTCTTTGGCCTGCCGCACGACTACAAGACGACGCTGAGCTACACGAAGCCCGCGAGCGTCATTGACGAGTTTCGccagggttag
- a CDS encoding uncharacterized protein (Putative zn(2)Cys(6) fungal-type DNA-binding domain, transcription factor domain, fungi) gives MTPASSPLRYRKNGRLQACDPCRRRKVACDHVSPVCSNCKRRRRAEPCEYTVSTPARMRSARAASSAQTTTSRSASVTGSETVAEQRYEHATASTLVEQHDQHPSTSPLARDKETLTPGGPTREMGVRDTLSGHLGFTSWSDVYREVGNGLSGHDLQHPEGGSPTDQANDQSLESRKDTDASAAEDAKSLETCLSVLRQVPQEHEGRALFDPYSDPHNAFVHLVSQRALDSLYATFGRHLGPNRDDARLSELARVLCRNSARPFSEHEPDPEAWMAQFTGPNLRWEMLGVLFVSWEMMARRQGLARTEIGRMGYGQKNKFRQCILDCLALARRATEVGNTLLLYLYIRKAIIDSIVYGDTSLSMWISSGEMVSLLTFLGLHAEQTKQPYRPTLASELRRRLFLKAFSLDKVGSAITGRPPALSHHYVLTPLPLDIADDVLMVRDGGGAVAAAAAALDAGGWSPDGRLYSVTMWRARYGFMRIRDEIFEVALGPEAAISADAVRALKVKELVAAAELPAVLRFSESDVQDPGVSGRELHMRLFMLLEHLQNLFFIERLLSRFDRAGRGELLAVSYNMTSATLLYWTNMDGLGAWEDFKWLVMAYAAPGGGILCQELLQPTVTASSHVAVTDRNGNPITRSGIVQVLSLLLAFLKWVSPREASGGICAGCRHIVQRVLDEALNGNVGPGDGRGGGGGGGGGSEHAVGGMGWDSEVQLDFNFDLLDTFEWMRPEFEWSDVSQVS, from the exons ATGACACCGGCGTCTTCACCGCTCCGTTACCGAAAGAACGGCCGGCTCCAGGCCTGCGACCCATGTCGACGCCGCAAGGTCGCCTGTGACCACGTCAGTCCCGTCTGCAGCAACTGCAAGCGGCGCCGACGGGCTGAGCCATGTGAGTATACGGTCAGCACGCCGGCCCGGATGCGGTCCGCCCGTGCTGCTTCTTCGGCACAGACGACAACGTCTCGTTCGGCGAGTGTGACGGGTTCCGAGACCGTCGCCGAGCAACGATACGAGCATGCAACTGCATCCACTCTTGTCGAACAGCATGACCAACACCCAAGCACCAGCCCTCTCGCCCGAGACAAGGAGACTCTCACCCCGGGAGGACCAACGCGGGAGATGGGTGTCCGTGACACATTGTCTGGTCACCTCGGGTTCACTTCCTGGAGCGACGTGTACAGGGAGGTCGGGAATGGCTTGTCAGGCCACGACTTACAACATCCAGAGGGGGGCAGCCCAACTGACCAAGCAAACGACCAGAGTCTCGAAAGCCGGAAGGACACTgacgcctccgccgccgaagatgcAAAATCCCTCGAGACGTGCCTCTCCGTCCTGCGCCAAGTCCCCCAAGAACACGAGGGCAGGGCCTTGTTCGACCCATACTCGGACCCCCACAACGCCTTCGTCCACCTCGTCTCCCAACGCGCCCTGGACTCCCTCTACGCCACCTTCGGCcgccacctcggccccaaCAGGGACGACGCACGGCTGTCGGAGCTCGCCCGCGTCCTGTGCCGCAACTCGGCCCGGCCCTTCTCCGAACACGAGCCCGACCCGGAGGCCTGGATGGCGCAGTTCACGGGGCCCAACCTGCGCTGGGAGATGCTCGGCGTCCTCTTCGTGTCGTGGGAGATGATGGCCAGGAGGCAGGGGCTCGCCCGTACCGAGATCGGACGGATGGGATACGGTCAGAAGAACAAGTTCCGGCAGTGCATCCTCGACTGCCTGGCGCTGGCGCGGCGGGCCACCGAGGTTGGGAACACCCTCTTGCTCTACCTTTACATCAGGAAGGCAATCATCGATTCAATAGTTTACGGGGACACTA GTCTCTCCATGTGGATATCCAGCGGCGAGATGGTGTCCCTCCTCACCTTCCTCGGTCTGCACGCCGAGCAGACGAAACAACCCTACAGGCCGACCCTTGCGTCCGAGCTGCGGAGGCGTCTGTTTCTCAAGGCCTTCAGCCTCGACAAGGTGGGCTCCGCCATCACGGGGCGGCCGCCCGCGCTAAGCCACCACTACGTCctgacgccgctgccgctggacATCGCGGACGACGTGCTGATGGTGCGGGACGGCGGgggtgccgtcgccgccgccgccgccgccctcgacgcggGGGGTTGGAGCCCGGACGGGCGGCTGTACTCGGTCACGATGTGGCGGGCGCGGTACGGGTTCATGCGCATCCGCGACGAGATCTTTGAGGTCGCGCTGGGacccgaggccgccatctcggcggATGCCGTTCG CGCCCTGAAAGTCAAGGAACtcgtagccgccgccgagctgccggccgtctTACGGTTCAGCGAGTCCGACGTGCAGGACCCCGGGGTCAGCGGCCGGGAACTCCACATGAGGCTGTTCATGCTCCTGGAGCACCTCCAGAACCTGTTCTTCATCGAGCGGCTGCTGAGCCGGTTCGATCGCGCCGGCAGGGGGGAGCTGCTGGCGGTCAGCTACAACATGACGTCGGCCACGTTGCTGTACTGGACCAACATGGACGGGCTCGGCGCGTGGGAAGATTTTAAGTGGCTT GTAATGGCGTACGCAGCCCCTGGCGGTGGCATCCTCTGCCAGGAACTCCTACAGCCGACGGTGACCGCCAGCAGCCACGTCGCGGTCACCGACAGGAACGGGAACCCCATCACCAGGTCCGGCATCGTGCAGGTGCTgagcctgctgctggccttCTTGAAATGGGTCAGCCCGCGGGAGGCTAGCGGGGGCATCTGCGCCGGCTGCCGGCACATCGTGCAGCGTGTGCTGGACGAGGCCCTCAACGGCAACGTGGGGCCGGGCGACGGcagaggtggcggcggcggcggcggcggcggctccgagCACGCCGTGGGCGGAATGGGATGGGACTCTGAGGTGCAGCTCGACTTCAACTTTGACCTCCTGGACACGTTTGAGTGGATGCGGCCCGAGTTCGAGTGGAGCGACGTCTCGCAGGTCTCGTAG